From a single Actinomycetota bacterium genomic region:
- a CDS encoding zinc ribbon domain-containing protein, whose amino-acid sequence MRCPNCGYDNPEGRRYCEECGEKIARLEAEKARARRKALREAARLRLELEKEGLSREEVERRLRRARRRTTPMMGVLLLLGLVVLAVVLIVVLSGGESEPEKAVKAFYQSIKDKDVLTYLKHTEPDVFKMARSGEYQPDPYTEGIDYDYYVLEDLRTRLVREEGEYAEVEVTGGFFEGFYDNGVNSGGVDFGQHPRLVKLVKVEGTWIVQEYATAKLPYPVEELGPAGPEFPEAEEGEGG is encoded by the coding sequence TTGCGCTGTCCCAACTGCGGTTACGATAACCCCGAGGGTCGCCGCTACTGCGAGGAGTGCGGCGAGAAGATAGCGCGCCTGGAGGCGGAGAAGGCGCGGGCGCGCCGCAAGGCCCTGCGCGAGGCCGCGCGCCTGCGTCTGGAGCTGGAAAAAGAGGGACTGAGCCGGGAGGAGGTGGAACGGCGCCTGCGCAGGGCGAGGCGCCGCACCACCCCCATGATGGGCGTTCTCCTCCTGCTGGGACTGGTGGTCCTGGCGGTGGTGCTGATCGTTGTCCTCTCCGGCGGCGAAAGCGAGCCCGAGAAGGCGGTCAAGGCCTTTTACCAGTCCATAAAGGACAAGGACGTCCTCACCTACCTCAAGCATACCGAGCCTGACGTGTTCAAGATGGCCAGGAGCGGCGAGTACCAGCCGGATCCGTACACGGAAGGGATAGACTACGACTACTACGTGCTGGAGGACCTGCGCACCCGGCTGGTGAGGGAGGAGGGGGAGTACGCCGAGGTCGAGGTCACGGGCGGTTTTTTCGAGGGCTTTTACGACAACGGCGTCAACAGCGGAGGCGTGGATTTCGGGCAACACCCCCGCCTGGTGAAGCTGGTGAAGGTGGAGGGAACCTGGATCGTGCAGGAATACGCCACCGCCAAGCTTCCCTATCCCGTGGAGGAACTGGGCCCCGCCGGGCCGGAATTCCCCGAGGCGGAGGAGGGGGAGGGCGGCTGA
- a CDS encoding Nramp family divalent metal transporter produces MPGRQGRPGRRLGRREILIFLAVLGPGIIVNMVDTDAGGIATYSVSGARYGYNLLWVLTVTAVFLALIQEMIVRLGTVTGKGLAALLRERFSLRITALLMLALLFTNFANTVSNFAGLAASLQLFHLPPLIAIPPLAFAVWWLVVKGTYKRVEKVFLVVSLVYIAYFISALMARPDWSEVGRSLVVPRFSMETSYLVLAVTNIGTTIAPWMLFYQQSSIVDKGLDAEKMAYERADTLVGVFFAVVVGMFIIICCAAAFYYKPGIGAFSITSAEEAAAGLAPVAGKYASYLFGFGLFAASLFAASILPLTTAYTVCEAFGWEATLDRPYREASQFYLTYTLFIAGSALLVMIPRINLVLIMVASQTLNGVLLPVIVTFMMIMANDRELMGEYANSSRFNAVMWLVLAVLYAINLAMIVSTFLPSG; encoded by the coding sequence ATGCCCGGCAGGCAGGGGCGCCCGGGAAGGCGGCTGGGCCGCAGGGAGATCCTCATCTTCCTGGCCGTGCTGGGCCCCGGCATCATCGTCAACATGGTGGACACCGATGCCGGGGGCATCGCCACCTACTCCGTTTCCGGCGCCCGCTACGGGTATAACCTCCTCTGGGTCCTCACCGTAACCGCGGTATTCCTCGCCCTCATCCAGGAGATGATCGTACGCCTGGGCACCGTGACCGGCAAGGGGCTGGCCGCCTTGCTCAGGGAACGTTTTTCCCTGCGCATCACGGCCTTACTCATGCTGGCCCTGCTTTTCACCAACTTCGCCAACACCGTTTCCAACTTCGCCGGACTGGCAGCCAGCCTGCAGCTCTTCCACCTTCCGCCCCTCATCGCCATACCCCCCCTTGCCTTTGCCGTGTGGTGGCTGGTGGTCAAGGGGACCTACAAGAGGGTGGAAAAGGTCTTCCTGGTGGTCAGCCTGGTGTACATCGCCTATTTCATCTCCGCCCTCATGGCCAGGCCGGACTGGTCGGAAGTGGGGCGATCCCTGGTGGTGCCCCGTTTCAGCATGGAAACCTCATACCTTGTGCTCGCGGTGACCAACATCGGGACCACCATCGCCCCGTGGATGCTCTTCTACCAGCAGTCGTCCATCGTGGACAAGGGGCTGGACGCCGAAAAGATGGCCTACGAGCGGGCCGACACCCTGGTGGGCGTGTTCTTCGCGGTGGTGGTGGGGATGTTCATCATCATCTGTTGCGCGGCGGCGTTCTACTACAAGCCCGGGATCGGGGCGTTCAGCATCACCTCGGCCGAGGAAGCAGCAGCCGGACTGGCGCCGGTGGCGGGAAAATACGCCTCCTACCTGTTCGGTTTCGGCCTCTTCGCCGCCTCCCTTTTCGCCGCGTCCATACTGCCGCTGACCACCGCATACACGGTTTGCGAGGCGTTCGGGTGGGAAGCCACCCTGGACCGCCCCTACCGCGAGGCGTCACAGTTCTACCTCACCTACACCCTGTTTATTGCCGGCAGCGCCCTGCTGGTGATGATCCCCCGCATCAACCTGGTGCTCATCATGGTCGCCTCGCAGACCCTGAACGGGGTGCTCCTTCCCGTGATAGTCACTTTCATGATGATCATGGCCAACGATCGCGAGCTTATGGGAGAATATGCCAACAGCTCGCGTTTTAACGCGGTCATGTGGTTGGTGCTCGCCGTTCTCTATGCCATTAACCTGGCCATGATCGTTTCCACCTTTCTTCCGTCCGGCTGA
- a CDS encoding zinc ribbon domain-containing protein — protein MGFFDKLKEQASSIGAQLDQALDGTKQKSQLNSMRKQREGMVAQLGEALLNQFREGQVNAEALRSQVEQVFDLEREMIELERQIEAQKQAAAQAQAAAQAQPQAGAPAPAATAAPPPPPPTAAPPPPPPSPAAASTACPSCGSEIPEGSAFCPNCGNRIA, from the coding sequence ATGGGATTTTTTGACAAGTTGAAGGAACAGGCATCCAGTATCGGTGCCCAGCTGGACCAGGCACTTGACGGCACCAAGCAGAAATCACAGCTGAACTCCATGCGCAAGCAGAGGGAGGGGATGGTGGCGCAACTGGGGGAGGCCCTCCTGAACCAGTTCAGGGAGGGGCAGGTCAACGCGGAGGCGCTGCGTTCCCAGGTGGAACAGGTGTTCGACCTGGAACGCGAGATGATAGAGCTGGAGAGGCAGATAGAGGCCCAGAAGCAGGCGGCAGCCCAGGCGCAGGCGGCCGCCCAGGCCCAGCCGCAGGCCGGGGCACCGGCTCCCGCGGCGACGGCCGCTCCGCCCCCGCCCCCGCCGACGGCCGCTCCGCCCCCGCCCCCGCCGTCTCCCGCGGCGGCGTCCACGGCCTGTCCGTCCTGCGGGAGCGAGATCCCGGAAGGATCGGCCTTCTGTCCCAACTGCGGGAACAGGATAGCCTGA
- a CDS encoding 5-formyltetrahydrofolate cyclo-ligase yields the protein MIHKRKKELRKKVQELRDALPLEKREELSARIAENLWSVPEFAAAETVLFFISFRSEVNTLPMIERALAEGKRVCVPCTDMNDKSMTASRLRDISRDLQLGNYDILEPRPECLDPVPADEIDVVLMPGVAFDLTGGRLGYGGGYYDRFLEKCNPRCLLVALAFELQVVEHVPCADHDHHIHKIVTESRVIDCPASCALH from the coding sequence ATGATCCACAAGAGGAAGAAGGAACTGCGCAAAAAGGTCCAGGAACTGCGTGACGCCCTGCCGCTCGAAAAGAGGGAGGAGCTCTCCGCGCGCATCGCCGAGAACCTTTGGTCGGTGCCGGAATTCGCCGCGGCGGAGACGGTGCTCTTCTTCATCTCCTTCCGCAGCGAGGTGAACACCCTGCCCATGATCGAGCGCGCCCTGGCGGAGGGCAAGCGTGTCTGCGTGCCCTGCACCGACATGAACGACAAGTCCATGACGGCCTCCCGGCTGCGCGACATCTCGCGGGACCTCCAGTTGGGAAATTATGACATCCTGGAGCCACGGCCGGAATGCCTTGACCCCGTGCCCGCGGACGAGATCGACGTCGTGCTCATGCCCGGGGTGGCCTTTGACCTCACGGGAGGGAGGCTGGGGTACGGGGGCGGCTATTATGATCGATTCCTGGAGAAATGCAACCCTCGCTGCCTGCTGGTGGCCCTTGCCTTCGAGCTGCAGGTAGTGGAGCACGTGCCCTGCGCGGACCACGATCACCACATCCACAAGATCGTCACCGAGAGCCGGGTGATCGACTGCCCGGCGTCATGCGCCCTGCACTGA
- a CDS encoding PKD domain-containing protein, whose amino-acid sequence MLTSCGKSFSLALVIFLTFALLAPFAVANAGVVAASNHRPVARISAPAEALQGERVELDGTASSDADGDALTYRWSLAGRPAGSAAVMEEASSPKPWFVADAEGRYLVTLVVSDGKRASRPATAEIEVLFGRLSNPVSDDDYRPLARYGRSYLAQNGAGKKLLYLEGNARERGYATGFLCPRSVHRMTHDFVTNIVGEMLPTVGIDLDPKVLGELLRLLWPLLQVVATANMDAVPAEFLEEMRGISEGCRRKGYDVTFLDVLTLNLGFDVLESIFVSFAALFCNEFAVAGGATRGGRLYHGRDFMFPTGGGVFSDEALLIVQKPDSGYPFIASAAPGFVGVPTALNSRGVSCGMDMVASVLARPIITGEGSLLLCRKAVQYGESLEEATSLIRDSDRAVPWLYMIADGKQGEAVVLETTAASLLPPAERSKAFLSRLVAGILRVLFPWLEANGAGAGASSGRSWEAAVPNGGDVRALLDGKNEVRDQRGVMVRGMEYVDPSWLADFISYMERFGNTAMGKILPLQDERYPDLVAMTNHYVLPWKAVTYPSTGSKKDDSLWRYETMLALLLQAHGKIDRTRAMWIIDFLNPARCDYYGTDTSQAVRGHHVLMDNTGREMWSLHGYYDEAWAHADLDDFIR is encoded by the coding sequence ATGCTTACTTCCTGTGGCAAATCGTTCTCCCTGGCTCTCGTCATTTTTCTCACCTTCGCCTTGCTCGCGCCCTTCGCGGTAGCGAACGCCGGGGTCGTGGCGGCATCCAACCACCGCCCGGTGGCCCGCATATCGGCACCCGCGGAGGCGCTGCAGGGGGAACGGGTGGAGCTGGACGGCACCGCGAGCTCGGACGCGGACGGCGACGCCCTTACCTACCGGTGGTCGCTTGCGGGCAGGCCGGCGGGCAGCGCTGCGGTGATGGAGGAGGCCTCCTCGCCGAAACCCTGGTTCGTCGCCGACGCGGAGGGGCGCTACCTCGTGACCCTGGTGGTGAGCGACGGGAAGCGTGCAAGCCGGCCGGCGACGGCGGAGATCGAGGTTTTATTCGGCCGCCTGTCAAACCCCGTATCGGATGACGACTACCGCCCGCTGGCGCGTTACGGAAGATCGTACCTGGCGCAGAACGGTGCGGGAAAGAAACTTCTCTACCTGGAGGGAAACGCGCGCGAGAGGGGTTACGCCACCGGTTTCCTGTGTCCCCGCTCCGTGCACCGCATGACCCACGATTTCGTCACCAACATCGTGGGGGAGATGCTGCCGACGGTGGGCATCGATCTCGATCCGAAGGTGCTCGGAGAGTTGCTGAGGCTGCTGTGGCCCCTTCTACAGGTGGTGGCGACGGCCAACATGGACGCCGTTCCCGCGGAGTTCCTGGAGGAGATGCGGGGCATCTCGGAAGGTTGCCGGAGAAAAGGATATGATGTCACCTTCCTCGACGTCCTCACCCTCAACCTTGGATTCGACGTGCTGGAGAGCATCTTCGTGTCTTTCGCCGCCCTCTTCTGCAATGAGTTCGCGGTGGCGGGAGGGGCTACGCGCGGTGGGCGGCTGTATCACGGCAGGGATTTCATGTTTCCCACCGGAGGGGGCGTTTTCTCCGACGAGGCCTTGCTCATAGTGCAGAAGCCGGACAGCGGTTATCCTTTCATCGCCTCCGCCGCTCCCGGCTTCGTGGGAGTGCCCACCGCCCTGAACTCCCGGGGGGTGAGCTGCGGCATGGACATGGTGGCCTCCGTCCTCGCGCGGCCCATCATAACCGGGGAGGGTTCCCTGCTCCTCTGCCGCAAGGCGGTGCAGTACGGGGAATCCCTCGAGGAGGCGACGTCGCTGATCAGGGACTCCGACCGGGCGGTGCCCTGGCTGTACATGATCGCCGACGGGAAGCAGGGCGAGGCCGTGGTGCTCGAGACCACGGCCGCGAGCCTCCTCCCCCCGGCGGAGCGGAGCAAAGCGTTTCTGAGTCGCCTCGTCGCGGGCATCCTGCGGGTCCTCTTTCCCTGGCTCGAGGCGAACGGCGCGGGGGCCGGCGCCTCCTCCGGCCGCTCGTGGGAGGCGGCGGTCCCGAACGGCGGTGATGTGCGGGCCCTCCTGGACGGCAAGAACGAGGTCCGTGACCAGCGGGGGGTCATGGTCAGGGGGATGGAATACGTGGATCCTTCGTGGCTGGCCGACTTCATCTCTTACATGGAAAGATTTGGCAACACCGCGATGGGAAAGATCCTTCCCCTGCAGGATGAGAGATACCCGGACCTGGTGGCCATGACCAACCATTACGTCCTCCCCTGGAAGGCCGTCACCTATCCCTCCACGGGTTCGAAGAAGGATGATTCCCTGTGGAGATACGAGACCATGCTCGCCCTGCTGCTGCAGGCCCACGGGAAGATCGACCGTACGAGGGCCATGTGGATCATCGATTTCCTCAACCCCGCCCGCTGCGACTATTACGGGACCGATACCTCGCAGGCCGTCAGGGGGCACCACGTGCTCATGGACAATACGGGCAGGGAGATGTGGTCGCTGCACGGTTACTACGACGAGGCCTGGGCCCACGCGGACCTGGACGATTTTATCAGGTGA
- a CDS encoding metallophosphoesterase, with protein MQRVVVVSDTHIPKVGSELPPALLDAMRGADLVLHAGDLVDLPVLEELRGLAPVVAVAGNMDYPAVKAVLPEQRVVEVEGKLIGLTHGWGPPLGIERRVLSRFSGVDVVVFGHTHAALVEERRGVLLVNPGTPNDRRFSKRLSYAVIVVDGGRLDAEVVWLD; from the coding sequence ATGCAAAGGGTGGTTGTCGTTTCCGACACCCATATCCCGAAGGTGGGAAGCGAGCTGCCCCCGGCGCTGCTGGATGCCATGCGGGGAGCGGACCTCGTCCTGCACGCCGGGGACCTGGTAGACCTTCCCGTGCTGGAGGAGTTGCGCGGGCTGGCGCCGGTGGTCGCGGTGGCGGGCAACATGGACTACCCGGCCGTGAAGGCCGTACTCCCCGAGCAGAGGGTGGTGGAGGTGGAGGGGAAGCTCATCGGGTTGACCCACGGATGGGGTCCCCCGTTGGGAATAGAGCGGAGGGTGCTTTCCCGCTTCTCCGGGGTGGACGTGGTGGTCTTCGGGCACACCCACGCGGCGCTGGTGGAGGAGAGAAGGGGGGTGCTCCTGGTGAACCCGGGGACCCCCAACGACCGGCGTTTCTCCAAGCGCCTTTCCTACGCCGTCATCGTCGTCGACGGCGGACGCTTGGACGCGGAAGTGGTGTGGCTGGATTAG
- a CDS encoding fructose 1,6-bisphosphatase, with protein sequence MKVTLSIIKADVGGYVGHSDVHPAMLSKAREALAEAKEKGLLIDYCQAKCGDDIALIMTHDKGPDNEEIHRFAWNTFEAITEIAKELGQYGAGQDLLTDAFSGNLRGMGPGFAEMEFEERKSEPVICFLADKTEPGSWNFPLYKMFADPFNTAGLVIDPSMHDGFRFEVHDLIEEKKIVFSCPEELYDMLVFIGAPSRYVIKHVFRKGDDEPVAVTSTQRLFLMAGRYVGKDDPVMAVRCQSGLPAVGEVLEPFAFPYTVAGWMRGSHHGPFMPVGSQWDTPTRFDGPPRVVALGFQLKDGRLVGPRDMFADPSYDNARRQALDIADYLRRHGPFEPHRLPLDEMEYTTMPAVVEKLKDRFIPLVGDERDH encoded by the coding sequence ATGAAGGTGACTTTGAGCATAATCAAGGCGGACGTGGGAGGATACGTCGGTCACTCCGACGTCCATCCGGCCATGCTCAGCAAGGCGAGGGAAGCACTGGCGGAGGCCAAGGAGAAGGGGCTGCTCATCGACTACTGCCAGGCCAAGTGCGGCGACGACATAGCCCTCATCATGACCCACGACAAGGGGCCCGACAACGAGGAGATCCACCGCTTCGCCTGGAACACCTTCGAGGCCATCACCGAGATCGCCAAGGAGCTGGGCCAGTACGGCGCGGGCCAGGACCTTCTCACCGACGCCTTCTCGGGCAACCTGCGCGGCATGGGCCCCGGTTTTGCGGAGATGGAGTTCGAGGAGCGCAAGTCGGAGCCGGTCATCTGCTTCCTGGCGGACAAGACGGAGCCCGGCTCCTGGAACTTCCCCCTCTACAAGATGTTCGCCGACCCCTTCAACACCGCCGGGCTGGTCATCGACCCTTCCATGCACGACGGATTCCGCTTCGAGGTGCACGACCTCATCGAGGAGAAGAAGATCGTCTTCAGCTGTCCCGAGGAACTCTACGACATGCTCGTTTTCATCGGCGCACCCTCGCGCTACGTGATAAAGCACGTCTTCCGCAAGGGCGACGACGAGCCGGTCGCGGTCACCTCCACGCAGCGCCTCTTCCTCATGGCGGGGCGCTACGTGGGCAAGGACGACCCGGTTATGGCGGTGCGTTGCCAGAGCGGGCTCCCCGCGGTGGGCGAGGTGCTGGAGCCCTTCGCCTTCCCCTACACGGTCGCCGGCTGGATGCGCGGCAGCCACCACGGTCCCTTCATGCCGGTGGGCTCGCAGTGGGACACCCCCACGCGTTTCGACGGGCCTCCGCGGGTGGTGGCCCTGGGCTTCCAGCTCAAGGACGGCAGGCTGGTGGGCCCGCGGGACATGTTCGCCGACCCCAGCTACGACAACGCGCGGCGCCAGGCCCTGGACATCGCCGATTACCTGCGCCGCCACGGTCCCTTCGAGCCGCACCGCCTGCCCCTGGACGAGATGGAGTACACCACCATGCCGGCGGTGGTGGAGAAGCTCAAGGACCGCTTCATCCCGCTGGTGGGAGACGAGAGGGACCACTGA
- a CDS encoding cation-translocating P-type ATPase: protein MQVERGSVRWHRLDAAEAAELLGSDPVRGIGEAEAEARLRRYGHNRFREERPARPLVLLLRQFQDFMIYVLIAAAAVSGFLLGELLDAAVIMFIVAANAVLGFVQEYRAEKALESLRRLSAPTARVVRGGRERVIPARDLVPGDLVLLEAGDRVAADARVLEAHGLQVDEASLTGESTGMDKNAAALPGEDIPIGDRNNMVFAGTHVVHGRGSALVVETGRYSELGRIAEMIGEAEEEMTPLQRELARTGKRIALLCLATCAVIFLLNLWRGHEWSEVFLFSVSLAVAAIPEGLPAIVTVAMALGVRRMAERNALLRRLPAVETLGCADVICTDKTGTLTLNRMEVREIRPPYGRAVEIGDLREGDEALRAAAWPVLATAVLCNDAREQEGEFMGEATEAGLLRAARDLAFPREEVARLLPRREEIPFESERKMMSTVHAVEEPGEAALFFPPPVPPYILLAKGAPEAILRRCSRVLTPGGIHDLSGEQRARFMEEAEAMARRSLRTLAFACRPLPDMQGEQPPGELESDLVYLGMVGMMDPPRPEVREALEKCRRAHIQVVMITGDHPATARAIAEELGILSPGKELVSGEELARMSDGELADRVERIAVYARVSPADKVKIVRAWKAKGRTVAMTGDGVNDAPALKNADIGVAMGITGTDVSKEASDMVLADDNFATVVGAVEQGRIIYDNLKKFIYFLLSCNMSEVVAMFLGMLVTSVSPLRAVQVLWMNLVTDGLPAMALGVDTPAPDVMSRPPRDPAQGILTWRKQVHVIMQGAVLASGALAAFFVSRYVLFPTRLDVTQTVVFTTLVFSQLLHAFNARSETLTFGEMSHTDNKALIAALLVSAAMQLLVVLSPPFMRLFGTARMNGAAWGLAVACSLLPVVLADRLKLLLRRRFD from the coding sequence TTGCAGGTCGAGCGGGGCAGCGTGCGATGGCACCGGCTGGATGCGGCCGAGGCGGCAGAGCTCCTGGGCAGCGATCCCGTGCGGGGTATCGGCGAGGCAGAGGCGGAAGCGAGGTTGCGCCGGTACGGTCACAACAGGTTCCGCGAGGAGAGGCCCGCCCGTCCCCTCGTCCTGCTGCTGAGGCAGTTCCAGGACTTCATGATCTACGTCCTCATCGCGGCCGCGGCCGTCTCCGGGTTCCTCCTGGGGGAGCTGCTCGATGCCGCGGTGATCATGTTCATAGTGGCGGCCAACGCCGTGCTGGGTTTCGTGCAGGAGTACCGGGCGGAGAAGGCCCTGGAGAGCCTGCGGCGGCTGAGCGCCCCCACCGCCAGGGTGGTCCGCGGTGGGAGGGAGAGGGTGATACCGGCACGCGACCTCGTGCCCGGGGACCTCGTTCTCCTGGAGGCCGGCGACCGCGTGGCGGCGGACGCGCGGGTCCTGGAAGCCCACGGCCTGCAGGTCGACGAGGCGTCCCTGACGGGGGAATCCACGGGCATGGACAAGAACGCCGCGGCGCTTCCCGGCGAGGATATACCGATCGGGGACCGCAATAACATGGTCTTCGCGGGTACCCATGTCGTGCACGGACGGGGATCCGCCCTGGTGGTGGAGACGGGAAGGTACAGCGAGCTGGGGCGCATAGCGGAGATGATAGGCGAGGCGGAGGAGGAGATGACGCCGCTGCAGCGCGAGCTGGCCAGGACGGGGAAGAGGATCGCACTCCTCTGCCTGGCCACCTGCGCCGTGATCTTCCTCCTCAACCTGTGGCGCGGGCACGAGTGGTCGGAGGTGTTTCTCTTCTCGGTGAGCCTCGCGGTGGCCGCCATACCCGAGGGCCTGCCCGCCATCGTCACCGTGGCCATGGCCCTTGGCGTGCGGCGCATGGCGGAGAGGAACGCGCTGCTGCGGAGGCTTCCCGCCGTGGAAACGCTGGGCTGCGCCGACGTCATCTGCACGGACAAGACGGGGACCCTCACCCTCAACCGGATGGAGGTGCGGGAGATCCGTCCCCCGTACGGCCGCGCGGTGGAGATAGGAGACCTCCGCGAGGGCGATGAAGCCCTGCGAGCGGCCGCCTGGCCCGTACTGGCCACGGCCGTTCTCTGCAACGACGCCCGCGAGCAGGAGGGGGAGTTCATGGGGGAGGCCACCGAGGCCGGCCTGCTGCGCGCCGCCCGCGATCTCGCCTTCCCGCGGGAAGAGGTCGCACGCCTGCTGCCCCGCCGGGAGGAGATCCCCTTCGAAAGCGAGCGCAAGATGATGAGCACCGTTCACGCCGTGGAGGAACCCGGCGAAGCCGCCCTCTTCTTCCCCCCTCCCGTCCCGCCCTACATCCTCCTCGCCAAGGGGGCGCCCGAAGCCATCCTGCGCCGCTGCAGCAGGGTACTGACGCCAGGGGGTATCCATGACCTTTCCGGGGAGCAGCGCGCGCGCTTCATGGAGGAGGCGGAGGCCATGGCACGGCGTTCCCTGCGCACCCTGGCTTTCGCCTGCCGGCCCCTGCCGGACATGCAGGGAGAGCAGCCTCCGGGCGAGCTGGAAAGCGACCTCGTTTACCTGGGGATGGTGGGGATGATGGACCCGCCGCGGCCCGAGGTGCGGGAGGCGCTGGAGAAATGCCGCCGCGCGCACATACAGGTGGTGATGATAACGGGCGACCATCCCGCCACCGCCCGGGCCATCGCGGAGGAGCTGGGCATCCTGTCGCCCGGCAAGGAGCTGGTGAGCGGGGAGGAACTGGCGCGCATGAGCGACGGGGAGCTGGCGGATAGGGTGGAGAGGATCGCGGTCTACGCCCGCGTTTCCCCGGCGGACAAGGTTAAGATAGTGCGCGCCTGGAAGGCGAAGGGCAGGACGGTGGCCATGACCGGAGACGGGGTGAACGACGCCCCGGCCCTGAAGAACGCGGACATAGGCGTGGCCATGGGCATCACCGGTACCGACGTGAGCAAGGAGGCTTCGGACATGGTGCTCGCCGACGACAACTTCGCCACCGTCGTGGGAGCGGTGGAGCAGGGGAGGATCATCTACGACAACCTGAAGAAGTTCATATATTTCCTCCTCTCCTGCAACATGAGCGAGGTGGTCGCCATGTTCCTGGGCATGCTGGTCACATCGGTATCCCCCCTGCGCGCGGTACAGGTACTGTGGATGAACCTGGTGACCGACGGCCTGCCCGCCATGGCCCTGGGAGTGGACACCCCCGCACCCGACGTCATGAGCCGCCCTCCGCGCGATCCCGCACAGGGGATCCTTACCTGGCGGAAACAGGTGCACGTGATCATGCAGGGAGCCGTCCTCGCCTCCGGGGCGCTTGCCGCCTTCTTCGTCTCCCGTTACGTGCTCTTCCCGACACGCCTGGACGTGACGCAGACGGTCGTCTTCACCACCCTGGTATTCTCCCAGTTGCTGCACGCCTTCAACGCGCGGTCGGAGACACTTACCTTCGGCGAGATGTCCCATACAGACAACAAGGCCCTCATCGCCGCGCTTCTCGTCTCCGCAGCCATGCAGCTCCTGGTGGTGCTCTCTCCCCCCTTCATGCGCCTTTTCGGGACGGCACGCATGAACGGAGCGGCATGGGGCCTGGCCGTCGCGTGTTCCTTGCTGCCGGTGGTCCTCGCCGACCGCCTCAAGCTGCTGCTGCGCCGCCGCTTCGACTGA